The genomic window TGGGTGAAAAGTATCTGGTTGATGCTTTTAAACTAGCAGAAAAAGCTGATCCAAAAGTAGATTTATATTACAACGATTATAATATCGAAGAACCAGCAAAAAGAGCTGGAGCAATTGCTTTAATCAAGAAAATCAAAGCTGAAGGCGGAAAAGTAGATGGAGTGGGAATTCAAGGGCATTGGAGATTGGAAAGCCCATCATTGGAGGAGATTGAAAAAAGCATATTAGAATATTCAGCTTTAGGACTTAAGGTGGCTTTCACAGAATTAGATATTACAGTTTTGCCAAATCCGTGGGATTTAAAAGGAGCAGATGTAAATCAGAATTTTGAAGGAAGCAAAAAAATGAATCCTTATCCAAAAGCGTTGCCAGATTCCATTCAAAATAAACTTTCAGAACGTTATGCGTCGATTTTTAAGCTATTTTTAAAGCATAAAGACAAAATAAGCAGAGTGACTTTTTGGGGTGTTCACGATGGACAATCTTGGTTAAACGATTGGCCAATAAAAGGAAGAACAAATTATCCGTTGCCATTTGATAAACAATTAAAGCATAAACCTGCTTACGATAGTATTTTAAAATTGAAAGAAACTAAAGAATAAGCAGTCAAAACAGTTCAAGATTGATAAATTAATCAACAATCGGTTGTGAATTGAAAAATAACTTGAATAAAGTAAACTAAATTTGTATAATATGTTTTTTTGTCTAATTTTACACAACCGATTGTTTTAATTATAATTCAACGCAACCTCGTCATTTCGACGAAGGAGAAATCAAAATAGAAACTCCGCACAGAATGTCGTCAATCTTTGTCGAATCCCGCGTGTGATTTCTCCTTCGTCGAAATGACAAAAAAAAAGAAACTAACTAACTATCCAAAATGACCACAAACCCACGAATGACCAACATTTCACAAAAACTATCCATTAAAGAAAAAATTGGGTATAGCTTAGGAGACTTGGCTGCCAATTTGGTTTTTCAAACTTTGATGACCTATCTGGCGTATTTCTATACCGATATTTATGGCTTATCGCCAACCGATTCTTCCATCATTATGCTGATCGTTGGTTTAATTGCGGCTTTTATTTTTAATCCGATCATTGGGGTTTTGGCAGACCGAACAAGTACCAAATGGGGGAAATTCAGACCTTGGATTTTATTGACCGCAATTCCGCTTGGAATCGTGGCATTGTTAGCATTTTCAACTCCCGATTTCTCTTATAAAGGGAAAGTAATTTATGCCGTTGTAACCTATACCTTATTGTTGCTTTTTTATGCAGGAAACAATCTGCCGTATTCTGCTTTAAGTGGTGTTATTACTGGCGATATGGGCGAAAGAAATAGTATGTCGTCATATCGCTTTGTGGCAGTGATGTTTGCACAATTTTTTGTTCAGGTTTTTATGCTTGGCATTATCAAAAGTGCAGGAAACGGTGATAAAGCAGTTGGAATTGAAAAAGTAATGACCGCTTTGGCAATTATCGGAACGATTATGCTTTTAATTACATTCTTGACTACAAAAGAAAGAATCATTCCAAAGCCTGAGCAAAAGTCAAGTGTCAAAGAGGATTTAAGCGATTTAATCAAGAATAGGCCTTGGATAATTATGCTTTCGCTGACAACTCTGGTTTTTGTGACTCTGGCAATGAAAGGCGGCTCGTATGTCTATTATTTCGAAAACTATGTAAATAAAGACCAGCTAGCTCTTTTTATCCAACCTATTTTAGATTTTTTAACTAATATAAGATTGAATTATTTTGGAAATGATCCCGTTTCTGCAGGCTTTGGTCTATTCAATGCGGGTGGAATTATCTTTATGATTGTTGGTATTACTTTGTCTAAAAATTTGGCTGACAAATATGGGAAGCGAAATGTATTTGGATTGTTTTTATTCATTTCGACTTTATTCATTATCGCTTTTTATTTCTTTCCGCCAACTTCGATCGGACTGATGTTTTTCTCGCAAATTTTGCATGGATTTTTCTACGGAATTACAATTCCAATCTTATGGGCTATGATTGCTGATGTTGCCGATTACTCGGAATGGTTGAATAACCGTCGTGCTACTGCAATTATTTTCTCTGCTATGATGGTTGGGCTGAAAACAGGATTAAGTGTTGGAGGCGCTTTGACAACCTTATTTTTAGGTTATTTTCACTACGTTCCAAATGCTCCTCAACAATCAGAAATAGCAATAAATGGAATCAAATTATTGGTAAGCATTTTTCCTGCAATCCCTTTTTTAATTGGAGCTGGATTACTGTTTTTTTACAAGATCAACAAGAAAATGGAAGTGAAGATTGAAGCTGAATTGAAAGAAAGAAGAAGTTAATTATTTAAAGAAAAATATACTATGCCTGAAGATAGCATTGAACACATTAATTTTGAAGAAATTAATAATCTGGCGATTTCAAAGCCTTTAGTGTCCCATATTTATACGGCCGATCCTTCGGCTCATGTATTCAACGGGAAGATTTACATTTATCCGTCGCATGACATTGATGCGGGAATTCCGTTCAATGACAATGGCGACCATTTCGGAATGGAGGATTACCATGTTTTTTCGATGGAGAATATTTCATCGGAAGCTGTGGATAATGGGGTTGCGCTTCATGTGGATGACGTTGCCTGGGCCGAAAAGCAGATGTGGGCGCCCGATGCCGCACATAAAGATGGAAAGTATTATCTGTATTTCCCTGCCAAACGCGCCAATGGAATTTTCCAGATTGGCGTTGCCATTTCAGATTCGCCTGTTGGCCCCTTTGTTCCTGAAAAGGATGCCATAAAAGGCAGTTACAGCATAGATCCCGCGGTTTTTGAAGATGAAGACGGCAGGCATTACATCTATTTTGGCGGAATCTGGGGCGGTCAGCTTCAGAAATACAGAAATAATAGATACGATGAAAACAATCAAGAGCCTCTTGCAGAAGAAAAAGCTTTAGGGCCAATTGTGGCTTTGTTGAGAGACGATATGCTTGAGTTTGCCGAAGAGCCAAAAGAAATCAGGATTTTGGATGAAAACGGAAATGAGATTCTTGCGGGAGACAATAACCGCCGCTTTTTTGAAGCTTCATGGGTCCATAAGTACAATGGGAAATACTATTTCTCCTATTCAACGGGGGACACGCATTTTATCTGCTATGCAATCGGCGACAGTCCGTATGGGCCTTTTACGTATCAGGGAAGAATTCTGAATCCGGTTATCGGGTGGACATCGCACCATTCGATTTGCGAAGTGGAAGGGCAGTGGTATCTGTTCTATCATGATTCAAGCCTTTCAAAAGGCGTAACGCACTTGCGAAGTATGAAAGTTACTAAAATAGATTATTTGGAAGACGGCTCTATTGTAACTATTGACCCGTACGGAATAAGAAGATTATTTGATTAGGATTTTTTGTGTAAAAAAATTTCACAAAAACTACAATCGGTTGTGTTAGTTTAGTGCGCCTGGTCTGTCATTTCGAGGAACGAGAAATCTTTGTGATAAACTCTGAAAAGATTGAAAATTATTATTTAAGGGGTTACTTATGAAATCTTCGGAGTTTCTCGAAATGACAAAAATTAAGCAAACGTTCTTATGAAAACGATTTGCGTGAAGGATAGCAGTGGAAAGCCCGGAGCCTGACGAAGGAAGTGCGAGGACTTGAAACGGATAGCCTCCCGATAGTTATCGGGACAGGCAAACGCCCAAAATATTGAAATATAGGATTTTAAAAACTTAACATAATTAATGCAAAAAACAATTTTTTATAAAAGAATTTTATCTATTTTAGCATAACAGAACGGAACAGAACGGTATGCTAAAAGAAGAAGAAAAATTTGAGTTTATAATAAATCACGAAAGTGATATTCCGAAGTACCAGCAGTTGGTTGATGGGATTACGAATGCCATTGCAGAGAATATTTTGCAGAAGGGAGATTTGTTGCCTTCTGTTAATGTAATCTGTAAAACGTATCAGCTTTCAAGGGACACGGTTTTTAAAGCGTATTCGATTTTGAAAGACCAAAAAGTAATTGATTCTGTACCGAATAAAGGCTATTATGTAGCTGGTGAAACCAGAAAAGTGCTTTTGGTTTTAGACACATTTAAGGCTTATAAAGAGGTTTTGTATCATTCGGTTGTGAATAACCTGCCTGATAATGTGATTATAGATGTGCAGTTTCATCATTATAATATTGATGTTTTTAAAACGATCATTAATAACGGAATCGGGAAGTATTATAAATATGTGGTGATGAACTTTGATCACAAAGAAATCGCTTCTGTGTTGTCGGCTATTTCAAAAGATAAACTGCTTTTGATAGACTGGAATATTCAGGCAGATAAAGCCAATAATTATGTTTTTCAGGATTTTGGAAAAGCATTTTATGAGTCTTTGACAGAGGCTGTGGATTTGTTTAAAAAGTATAAAAATATACAATTTGTATATCCTGATTTTACAAATCACCCGTGGGAAACGGTTGAATTTTTTAAGAAATTCTGTGCCGATTTTGGTTTTGAATATGAAGTAATTACAGATCCAAAGAAGTTCGATATCGAAAAAGGAATTGCTTATATCAGTGTAAGCGACAGGATTTTAGGGCACTTTTTGGAACAATGCAAAGAGAAAGATTTTGAACCGGGAAAAGACGTTGGCTTTTTGTCGTACAACGAAACCCCGATGAAGAAATTTATATACAAAGGTATTTCGGTTGTTTCAACTGATTTTAAAGAAATGGGAACCAAAGCAGCGGCATTTATTACGCATGACGAAGAAACGAAGTGTTATGTGCCGACAAAATTAATAATAAGAGAATCATTGTAGTATGTATTATATCGGTTATGATATTGGAAGTTCTTCTGTCAAGGCAGCCTTGGTAGAAGCTGAAACGGGTAAAAAAGTAATCGTTTTGAACGAGCCTCAGAATGAAATGGAAATCCTTTCGATTCATCCCGACTGGGCTGAACAAGATCCTGAAATCTGGTGGAACCACATTTGTACGGCAACAAAAAGAGCCATTAAAGAAGCTAATATTGATGCATCTAAAATTCAAGGAGTTGGTATTTCGTACCAAATGCACGGATTGGTAATTGTCGATAAAGAAGGCGAACCATTGCGAAATTCAATTATCTGGTGTGACAGCCGTGCCGTTGAAATTGGAAATAAGGCTTTCACCGAAATTGGAGAAGAGAAATGTATGTCGCATTTATTGAATTCGCCAGGAAATTTCACAGCTTCAAAACTAAAATGGGTTAAAGAAAACGAACCTCAACTTTATAGTAAAATTGCTAAATATATGCTTCCTGGAGATTACATCGCTTTGAAACTGACAGGCGAAGTAACGACAACTAAAAACGGTTTGTCTGAAGGAATGCTTTGGGATTATAAAGAAAATAAAGTAGCCGACTGGCTTTTGGATTACTACGGAATCGATCAGTCTATGACTCCAAAAATTGTAGAGAATTTTACGAATCAAGGCGTTGTTACTGAAAAGGCTTCGGCAGAATCTGGACTTCCAGCTGGAATTCCTATTGTGTATAGAGCAGGAGATCAGCCTAATAATGCTCTTTCATTAAATGTTTTGAATCCAGGAGAAGTGGCGGCTACGGGCGGAACTTCGGGAGTGTTTTATGCAGTAAGCGAAATGTCTTCTGGAAAAAGCACTAGAGTAAACAATTTTGTCCATGTAAACTACGAATTGGAAACGCCGAGAGTTGGTAAACTTTTAAATATTAACGGAGCGGGAATTCAATATAGATGGCTTCGTAATAATATGGGGAACGAAAGTTACGAGGTAATGAATGAAAAAGCTTCGAATATTGAAATTGGATCAGAAGGAGTGGTTGTGATTCCGTTTGGAAATGGCGCTGAACGTATGTTCAACAACAAAACAATTGGTACGCATTTCTTAAACCTCAACTTAAATATTCACAACAGCGCACATTTGTTTAGAGCTTCTCTTGAAGGAATCGCTTTTTCGTTTGTCTACGGAATGGAATGCTTAAAAGAAGATAATGCAACTATTAATGTCATTAGAGCCGGAAATGATAATCTTTTCCGTTCTGAGATTTTCTCCAATACTGTGGCGACTTTAATTGGACACGAAATTGAAATTTACAACACAACCGGAGCAGTTGGTGCAGCAAGAGCGGTTGGCTTAAAAGATGGCGATTACAGCAAGTTTGGAGCTAATGTTAGTGACAATGACCACGTAATGACGTTTTTGCCACTTCATAACAAAGAACCTTACGAAGCTGCTTATAAGAAATGGAAACAAGAATTAGAATTAATATTAACAACTAAATAAAAGAATCAAATGATAGTTTTAGGAGATAAAGAATACTACAAAGGTATTGGCCAAATAAAATTTGAAGGAAAAGAATCAGACAATCCTTTAGCATTTAAATATTACAATCCAGATCAAGTTGTGGCTGGAAAAACAATGCGTGAGCACTTTAAATTTGCTATCGCTTATTGGCATACTTTCTGCGGACAAGGTAGCGATCCATTCGGACCAGGAACACAGCAATTTGCTTGGGATGCTTCATCAGATCCTTATCAGGCAGCGAAAGATAAAGCAGATGCCGCTTTTGAATTCATCAGCAAAATGGGATTTGATTATTTCTGTTTCCATGATTACGATTTGATTAACGAAGGGCCAACTTTTGCAGAATCAGAAAAACGTTTGGCTTTTATTACAGATTACTTAAAACAGAAAAAAGCAGAGTCTGGAATTAAATTGCTTTGGGGAACTTCAAACTGTTTCTCAAATCCAAGATTCATGAACGGGGCGGCTACAAATCCTGATTTTAATGTAGTAGCAAGAGCTGGAGGTCAAGTAAAATTAGCTCTAGATGCTACAATCGCTTTAGGCGGAGAAAACTACGTATTCTGGGGTGGTAGAGAAGGTTATATGTCTCTACTAAACACAGATATGGGAAGAGAATTAGACCACATGGCGCAATTCTTAGCAATGTCTAGAGACTATGCTAGAGCTCAAGGTTTTAAAGGAACTTTCTTTATTGAGCCAAAACCAATGGAGCCATCTAAACACCAATACGATTTTGACTCAGCAACTGCAATTGGATTCTTGAAAAATTATGGTTTAGATAAAGATTTCAAAATCAATATAGAGGTAAACCACGCTACATTGGCACAGCATACTTTCCAACACGAATTGGAAGTGGCTGCAAAAGCAGGAATGTTAGGAAGCATCGATGCGAACAGAGGTGATTACCAAAACGGATGGGATACAGACCAGTTCCCAAACAACATTCAGGAAACTACAGAAGCTATGTTGGTTTTCTTAAAAGCTGGCGGATTACAAGGCGGAGGAGTTAACTTTGATGCTAAAATCAGAAGAAACTCTACCGACTTAGAAGATGTTTTCTTGGCGCACATTGGTGGTGCTGATACTTTTGCAAGAGCATTATTGACTGCAGATAAAATCATTACTTCTTCTCCTTACGAGAAATTAAGAAAAGAAAGATATAGCTCATTCGATTCTGGAAAAGGTAAAGATTTTGCTGATGGGAAATTAAACTTGAAAGATCTTTATACAATCGCTCACGAAAATGGAGAATTAAATCTTCAAAGCGGTAAACAAGAATTGTTTGAAAATATCATCAATCAATATATTTAATAAAACTAAAACCCAACAGATCTTCTAAATCTGTTGGGTTTCTACAAAATATTTAGTGAGGCAAATCTAGAAAAGTTTAAAAACTGTTTTCTGATATTCTTTTAGATAAAATTCTAAAAATGTGTATTAAGATTATGGCTTTTTTTTCTTGAGATTTGAAAAAAAATAGATTTAAGGTTTAGTTGCTATTTTTTGAAAATCGAAACGAATAAAAGGTCAGTTTGATAAAATAATAGTGAGTATTTTTTATTGAAGGTTTTTTGAAGAGCAAAATCAATCGAAATGCACATTTTTTACTCACTAGAACTTTACTTAAGCAAAGAAATACGTACAGTTTTGTCATTTCGACGAAGGAGAAATCTCCGCTGACTGATATCGGATTGAAACAGTTTGTTGAAGATGCTAAAAAAATGAATCTCTAGACTAAAATAAATCACACAATTTGCAGGCTCTTTTCGTTCAGAAAAGAGCTTTTTTTTACTGAATATTCACGTAAAAAACTTTAATATTCTATGTAGTTACATTTTCCATTAGCATTTTCAAAAACGCGACAACCGCTTTTTTCTCATACACTTCTTTCAAAGAAATCAGCATTGCTGTTCGTGTCATATTTTTACCGCTTATCGGAATCGCATGTAAATCTTCCTCATTTTCAATGGTAGTTTTGGTTAAAATCGTATGCCATTTTCCCGTTTTAATCAATTCAAGCAGAGTCGGAATATCGTTTATTTCAATGGTAACATTTGGGTGTAAATTACTTTTTTCAAAAGCTTTATTGATAAATTGCGTCGTACTAAAACCACTCGACGGAAGTGCAAGTGGCAATGAACTTACCTCATCTAAAGAAATGCTTTTTTTGTTGGTCAACGGCGTTTCAGATGCCGTAACCAAAGCCATTGGGGAAGTAAATAATTCGAGATATTTAAAGTGCGCTTCTGAAGCAATTTCTTCAAAAGTCAGAATAACATCGAGTTGAAAATGATTTAGTTTTTGAATGAGTTCCTGCGAAGTGCCAAACACAATTTCGAATTGAATTTTAGGGTATTGAGAACTAAACAAAATCAATGCTTTTGTGACCACATGACGTAAGGCATACGTTACGCCAATTGCTACTTTTCCTGTTTCCAGATTATTTAAATCTTTTAATAATTCCAATCCATCAGAAGCTTTGTTGATAGATTGCTGCGCATAAAC from Flavobacterium sp. KACC 22763 includes these protein-coding regions:
- a CDS encoding GntR family transcriptional regulator, whose amino-acid sequence is MLKEEEKFEFIINHESDIPKYQQLVDGITNAIAENILQKGDLLPSVNVICKTYQLSRDTVFKAYSILKDQKVIDSVPNKGYYVAGETRKVLLVLDTFKAYKEVLYHSVVNNLPDNVIIDVQFHHYNIDVFKTIINNGIGKYYKYVVMNFDHKEIASVLSAISKDKLLLIDWNIQADKANNYVFQDFGKAFYESLTEAVDLFKKYKNIQFVYPDFTNHPWETVEFFKKFCADFGFEYEVITDPKKFDIEKGIAYISVSDRILGHFLEQCKEKDFEPGKDVGFLSYNETPMKKFIYKGISVVSTDFKEMGTKAAAFITHDEETKCYVPTKLIIRESL
- the xylA gene encoding xylose isomerase — encoded protein: MIVLGDKEYYKGIGQIKFEGKESDNPLAFKYYNPDQVVAGKTMREHFKFAIAYWHTFCGQGSDPFGPGTQQFAWDASSDPYQAAKDKADAAFEFISKMGFDYFCFHDYDLINEGPTFAESEKRLAFITDYLKQKKAESGIKLLWGTSNCFSNPRFMNGAATNPDFNVVARAGGQVKLALDATIALGGENYVFWGGREGYMSLLNTDMGRELDHMAQFLAMSRDYARAQGFKGTFFIEPKPMEPSKHQYDFDSATAIGFLKNYGLDKDFKINIEVNHATLAQHTFQHELEVAAKAGMLGSIDANRGDYQNGWDTDQFPNNIQETTEAMLVFLKAGGLQGGGVNFDAKIRRNSTDLEDVFLAHIGGADTFARALLTADKIITSSPYEKLRKERYSSFDSGKGKDFADGKLNLKDLYTIAHENGELNLQSGKQELFENIINQYI
- a CDS encoding LysR substrate-binding domain-containing protein — translated: MELRQLKYFLKAKELLNFTEAASALYISQSTLSQQIKQLEDELQVPLFNRIGKRITLTEAGDLFAVYAQQSINKASDGLELLKDLNNLETGKVAIGVTYALRHVVTKALILFSSQYPKIQFEIVFGTSQELIQKLNHFQLDVILTFEEIASEAHFKYLELFTSPMALVTASETPLTNKKSISLDEVSSLPLALPSSGFSTTQFINKAFEKSNLHPNVTIEINDIPTLLELIKTGKWHTILTKTTIENEEDLHAIPISGKNMTRTAMLISLKEVYEKKAVVAFLKMLMENVTT
- a CDS encoding glycoside hydrolase family 43 protein → MPEDSIEHINFEEINNLAISKPLVSHIYTADPSAHVFNGKIYIYPSHDIDAGIPFNDNGDHFGMEDYHVFSMENISSEAVDNGVALHVDDVAWAEKQMWAPDAAHKDGKYYLYFPAKRANGIFQIGVAISDSPVGPFVPEKDAIKGSYSIDPAVFEDEDGRHYIYFGGIWGGQLQKYRNNRYDENNQEPLAEEKALGPIVALLRDDMLEFAEEPKEIRILDENGNEILAGDNNRRFFEASWVHKYNGKYYFSYSTGDTHFICYAIGDSPYGPFTYQGRILNPVIGWTSHHSICEVEGQWYLFYHDSSLSKGVTHLRSMKVTKIDYLEDGSIVTIDPYGIRRLFD
- a CDS encoding MFS transporter is translated as MTNISQKLSIKEKIGYSLGDLAANLVFQTLMTYLAYFYTDIYGLSPTDSSIIMLIVGLIAAFIFNPIIGVLADRTSTKWGKFRPWILLTAIPLGIVALLAFSTPDFSYKGKVIYAVVTYTLLLLFYAGNNLPYSALSGVITGDMGERNSMSSYRFVAVMFAQFFVQVFMLGIIKSAGNGDKAVGIEKVMTALAIIGTIMLLITFLTTKERIIPKPEQKSSVKEDLSDLIKNRPWIIMLSLTTLVFVTLAMKGGSYVYYFENYVNKDQLALFIQPILDFLTNIRLNYFGNDPVSAGFGLFNAGGIIFMIVGITLSKNLADKYGKRNVFGLFLFISTLFIIAFYFFPPTSIGLMFFSQILHGFFYGITIPILWAMIADVADYSEWLNNRRATAIIFSAMMVGLKTGLSVGGALTTLFLGYFHYVPNAPQQSEIAINGIKLLVSIFPAIPFLIGAGLLFFYKINKKMEVKIEAELKERRS
- a CDS encoding endo-1,4-beta-xylanase, whose amino-acid sequence is MKFINPYLLAISTVFFVNCSSNKETLSLKDSYKNDFYIGTALSADQIEEKDVKVDSLIRTEFNAITAENIMKSMYTHPQKDKYDFTLADKFVAYGEKNKMFIHGHTLIWHSQLAPWMEKIADSTEMKAFMEDHITTIVSKYKGRINSWDVVNEALNEDGTLRKSVFLNTLGEKYLVDAFKLAEKADPKVDLYYNDYNIEEPAKRAGAIALIKKIKAEGGKVDGVGIQGHWRLESPSLEEIEKSILEYSALGLKVAFTELDITVLPNPWDLKGADVNQNFEGSKKMNPYPKALPDSIQNKLSERYASIFKLFLKHKDKISRVTFWGVHDGQSWLNDWPIKGRTNYPLPFDKQLKHKPAYDSILKLKETKE
- a CDS encoding xylulokinase, translated to MYYIGYDIGSSSVKAALVEAETGKKVIVLNEPQNEMEILSIHPDWAEQDPEIWWNHICTATKRAIKEANIDASKIQGVGISYQMHGLVIVDKEGEPLRNSIIWCDSRAVEIGNKAFTEIGEEKCMSHLLNSPGNFTASKLKWVKENEPQLYSKIAKYMLPGDYIALKLTGEVTTTKNGLSEGMLWDYKENKVADWLLDYYGIDQSMTPKIVENFTNQGVVTEKASAESGLPAGIPIVYRAGDQPNNALSLNVLNPGEVAATGGTSGVFYAVSEMSSGKSTRVNNFVHVNYELETPRVGKLLNINGAGIQYRWLRNNMGNESYEVMNEKASNIEIGSEGVVVIPFGNGAERMFNNKTIGTHFLNLNLNIHNSAHLFRASLEGIAFSFVYGMECLKEDNATINVIRAGNDNLFRSEIFSNTVATLIGHEIEIYNTTGAVGAARAVGLKDGDYSKFGANVSDNDHVMTFLPLHNKEPYEAAYKKWKQELELILTTK